A window of Caretta caretta isolate rCarCar2 chromosome 11, rCarCar1.hap1, whole genome shotgun sequence contains these coding sequences:
- the LOC125644613 gene encoding uncharacterized protein LOC125644613, which produces MTPLPIRAQHHHPIRPSVGQKRLSFTKSSCFRNRGNMDSFTTPVRTSDFVLAPRAFNKLRRKRYIRESSEEEGAIEGSPLAQPLMDTPETDPETQLLVGPRDERDGLLLSTPREVESDHGLGELRADNVNEKDVAQLDDAFLEDPETLDSVAPSSEDEPGPPCFCSTPIQNVEEDSEDDGYEEFRRRFGMELTEPVPHLERKKVMRIIVRVAVYSVLNHCLRQKLFEDCEGCVIDAP; this is translated from the exons ATgacccctctgccaatcagagcgcagcaccatcaccccataaggcCCAGCGTCGGGCAGAAGAGGCTGTCTTTTACCAAGAGCTCGTgttttagaaatcgtggaaacatggactccttcaccacccccgtgaggacttcggactttgttttagccccgagggccTTCAACAAACTGcggagaaagcgctacatcagAGAGAGCTCCGAGGAGGAGGGAGCGATTGAggggagccctttggcccagccattgatggacacaCCGGAAACCGACCCCGAAACCCAGCTGCTTGTGGGGCCCCGCGATGAGCGTGATGGCCTCTTGTTGTCCACCCCCCGAGAGGTGGAAAGTGATCACGGCTTGGGGGAGTTACGGGCGGACAACGTGAATGAAAAAGACgtggctcag ctcgatgatgcctttctagaggacccggagaCTCTGGACAGTGTTGCACCAAGCAGCGAAGATGAACCGggcccaccttgtttttgctcaacgccgatacaaaatgttgaagaggactccgaggatgacggctatgaggagtttaggaggaggtttggcatggaactgactgagccagtgccacatcttgagcgtaaaaaagtcatgcggattattgtacgcgttgctgtttattctgttcttaatcactgtcttaggcaaaagctttttgaagattgtgagggctgtgtcatagatgcaccatga
- the CYP27A1 gene encoding sterol 26-hydroxylase, mitochondrial, with the protein MAGPGVGRRAAGLPLRRWLQPLAGAPRSEPARRGRASAAGAAAAAQGERRLKGPEELPGPGLLRSLYWIFVRGYLLHTHQLQITFRKLYGPMWKSTFGKYKNVNIGSPEILEQLLRQEGKYPMRSDMALWKEHRDIRQLQYGPFTEEGERWYRLRQVLNQRMLKPSEATLYTGAINEVVSDLMARLQVERAGSPSGVLVGNVTNLLYSFALEGISYILFETRIRCLEQEIPVETRRFIDAIGLMLKNSIFATILPQWSRELLPFWNRYLENWDIIFAFGKKLIDRKMEEMEVQLERGEQASGYLSYLLASGKLMPEEVYGSVAELLLAGVDTTSNTLSWALYHLARSPETQTSLYQEVNSVVPGEQIPSAQDLAKMPLLRAIIKETLRLYPVVPTNSRVMVEKDVVIGGYHFPKNTLFVLAHYAMAHDQTSFPEPERFLPQRWLRGHGSAHHPFSSIPFGYGLRGCLGRRIAELEMHLALARIIQTFELRPDPRGTEVKSVSRIVLVPNKPINLQFIARQPAP; encoded by the exons ATGGCGGGGCCGGGCGTCGGGCGCCGAGCTGCGGGGCTCCCCCTGCGCCGCTGGCTGCAGCCGCTGGCCGGGGCGCCGCGCTCGGAGCCGGCCCGGAGGGGCCGAGCCAGCGCGGCCGGAGCAGCCGCTGCGGCGCAGGGCGAGCGGCGGCTGAAGGGCCCCGAGGAGCTGCCGGGGCCGGGGCTGCTGCGCTCCCTGTACTGGATCTTCGTGCGCGGCTACCTGCTGCATACGCACCAGCTGCAG ATTACGTTCCGGAAGCTTTACGGCCCCATGTGGAAATCCACCTTTGGGAAGTACAAGAACGTGAACATCGGGAGCCCGGAgatcctggagcagctgctgagGCAGGAGGGGAAATACCCCATGAGGAGCGACATGGCCCTGTGGAAGGAGCATCGGGATATCAGGCAGCTGCAGTACGGCCCGTTCACCGA GGAAGGGGAACGCTGGTACCGCCTGCGCCAGGTTCTCAACCAGCGGATGCTCAAGCCGTCGGAGGCCACGCTGTACACGGGGGCCATCAACGAGGTGGTGTCGGACCTGATGGCCCGGCTGCAGGTGGAGAGGGCGGGGAGCCCCTCGGGGGTCCTGGTGGGGAACGTGACCAACCTGCTCTACAGCTTCGCCCTGGAAG GCATCTCCTACATCCTCTTCGAGACCCGCATCAGGTGCCTGGAGCAGGAGATCCCCGTGGAGACGCGGCGCTTCATCGACGCCATCGGCCTCATGCTGAAGAACTCCATCTTCGCCACCATCCTGCCCCAGTGGAGCCGGGAGCTGCTGCCCTTCTGGAACCGCTACCTGGAGAACTGGGACATCATCTTCGCCTTCG GCAAGAAGCTGATTGACAGGAAgatggaggagatggaggtgcAGCTGGAGCGAGGCGAGCAGGCGTCGGGCTACCTGAGCTACCTGCTGGCCAGCGGCAAGCTGATGCCGGAGGAGGTGTACGGCAGCGTGGCGGAGCTGCTCCTGGCCGGCGTGGACACG ACGTCCAATACCTTGTCCTGGGCCCTCTACCACCTAGCCAGGAGCCCAGAGACCCAGACCTCCTTGTACCAGGAGGTGAACAGTGTCGTCCCCGGAGAGCAGATCCCCAGCGCCCAGGATCTCGCCAAGATGCCGCTGCTTCGGGCCATTATCAAGGAAACGCTCAG GCTGTACCCCGTGGTCCCCACCAATTCCAGGGTCATGGTGGAGAAAGACGTCGTCATTGGAGGCTATCACTTCCCGAAGAAC ACGCTCTTCGTCCTGGCTCACTACGCGATGGCGCACGACCAGACCAGCTTCCCGGAACCCGAGCGTTTCCTGCCCCAGCGCTGGCTCCGGGGCCACGGCTCCGCCCACCACCCCTTCAGCTCCATCCCCTTCGGCTACGGGCTCCGCGGCTGCCTGGGCCGGCGCATCGCGGAGCTGGAGATgcacctggctctggccagg ATCATCCAGACGTTCGAGCTGCGGCCGGATCCCCGTGGCACGGAGGTGAAGTCGGTCTCCCGCATTGTCCTGGTGCCCAACAAGCCCATCAACCTGCAGTTCATTGCCCGCCAGCCGGCCCCCTGA